The following proteins are co-located in the Pyrococcus abyssi GE5 genome:
- a CDS encoding COG1361 family protein produces the protein MRKTGILLVALILLSLISGISKVSGEVSYSQLSTVGLKLGWGIKFAQRYVVKVEDVDESWTKVRIRVYENNAPVKTFILGEGKTGYYPDTTNTLFTIKVVGIWKDKEMIYIKLATPLKKLEEGLVLEEGDSYKFSSPFPSYKIKVTDVPSDSAAEFEITYPNGQTVKREIEVNSALSISYKVGELTQSSYIVVKLIKAEKNNKVVVDIYGAKVTFSNPQILKPEKEETGTTKTIQEAIRKVVYEGILYTGETLKIEYNKTEYGIRLLSVGYYSKFELIDSKGNELEKFSVREGGSYELVKAPFRIEIPPNSIDLLYNRTYIRVFGPLEATYTPIIREANVTVDLDVSEKRLLLGGDELVVFIKVKNRGRGNAFQVKVLAPIPNNFELKSGIGSWTLSTLEPFSEMPVLVYTLKPNKVGEYTLGPVIVEYYDEAGKKIIVKSNIIERIVVYGTPKVSLEVKGLTENETWSNYIETKENSTIKLRFKISASKGDGRYEFIKNATLIVDTGDFLDGKEILNLGSLEAGKEKVIDAQYLVLKRGVYSLGVTLVYQDPIGNVHKIEYPNLVLINSVPPKVIIKKEKEVIEKWPEPNELPHYIDTVLSTLSNPEPLAEKIANVSSKYLPPKENKEGVIIKVLGALTFIFGALFIVVGYLAMKYKNDLETLKAKRRKTRPGGLPKKEEKGKEEGEIKIKEV, from the coding sequence TCTCATATCGGGGATAAGTAAGGTTTCTGGAGAAGTTAGTTATTCCCAGTTATCCACGGTTGGCTTAAAATTAGGATGGGGAATAAAGTTTGCGCAAAGGTACGTTGTTAAGGTTGAGGACGTTGATGAATCTTGGACGAAAGTCAGAATAAGGGTGTACGAAAATAACGCTCCAGTAAAGACATTCATCCTCGGAGAAGGCAAAACTGGCTACTATCCAGACACCACGAATACTCTATTCACGATTAAAGTCGTGGGGATATGGAAAGACAAGGAAATGATCTACATAAAGCTGGCAACTCCGTTGAAGAAATTAGAAGAGGGATTGGTCTTAGAAGAGGGTGATAGCTACAAGTTCTCATCCCCATTCCCAAGCTATAAGATAAAAGTGACCGACGTACCCTCAGACTCTGCTGCTGAATTTGAGATAACATATCCGAATGGACAAACTGTAAAAAGGGAAATAGAAGTTAATTCCGCACTCTCAATTTCCTACAAAGTTGGAGAGCTCACTCAATCCTCATATATTGTAGTTAAGCTGATAAAGGCAGAAAAGAACAATAAGGTTGTCGTTGACATCTACGGGGCCAAAGTCACTTTTTCAAATCCCCAGATACTCAAGCCAGAGAAAGAGGAAACGGGTACTACTAAAACTATCCAGGAAGCAATTAGGAAGGTGGTGTACGAGGGAATCCTGTACACTGGAGAGACACTAAAGATAGAGTACAATAAGACAGAATATGGAATTAGGCTCCTATCTGTTGGCTACTACTCGAAATTCGAGCTCATAGATTCCAAAGGAAACGAATTAGAGAAATTCTCAGTTAGGGAAGGTGGCTCGTACGAGCTCGTTAAAGCACCATTTAGAATTGAAATACCTCCGAATAGCATAGACCTATTATACAATAGGACGTACATAAGGGTGTTTGGGCCATTAGAAGCAACGTACACGCCAATAATAAGGGAAGCTAACGTTACCGTTGACCTTGATGTCAGCGAGAAACGATTACTCCTTGGAGGGGATGAGCTGGTTGTATTCATTAAAGTGAAGAACAGGGGAAGAGGGAACGCATTCCAAGTTAAAGTTCTAGCACCAATACCAAATAACTTTGAACTGAAGAGCGGAATAGGAAGCTGGACCCTGAGTACATTAGAACCCTTCTCTGAGATGCCAGTTTTAGTTTACACTTTGAAGCCAAATAAGGTTGGCGAATACACTTTGGGCCCAGTTATAGTCGAATACTATGATGAAGCAGGGAAAAAGATAATCGTAAAATCAAATATAATTGAGAGGATTGTAGTTTATGGTACTCCAAAAGTAAGCTTAGAGGTCAAGGGACTTACCGAAAACGAGACATGGAGCAATTACATAGAAACTAAAGAGAACTCCACAATCAAACTGAGGTTCAAAATATCAGCATCCAAAGGGGATGGAAGATACGAATTCATAAAGAACGCGACATTAATCGTCGATACTGGAGACTTCCTTGATGGAAAAGAAATACTAAACTTGGGAAGCCTAGAGGCCGGAAAGGAAAAGGTAATCGACGCCCAATATTTAGTTCTCAAGCGGGGAGTTTACAGTTTGGGAGTTACCTTAGTTTACCAAGATCCCATAGGAAACGTTCACAAAATTGAATATCCAAATCTAGTGCTCATAAACAGTGTTCCTCCAAAGGTAATTATAAAGAAGGAAAAAGAGGTCATTGAGAAGTGGCCGGAGCCTAATGAATTACCCCATTACATAGATACCGTACTATCCACCCTTTCGAATCCAGAACCTCTAGCCGAGAAAATAGCAAATGTCTCTTCGAAGTACCTTCCACCAAAGGAAAACAAGGAGGGAGTGATAATTAAGGTACTTGGAGCACTAACCTTCATATTTGGGGCACTATTCATTGTCGTTGGGTACCTTGCTATGAAATACAAGAATGACTTAGAAACGTTAAAAGCCAAGAGAAGAAAGACAAGACCGGGAGGACTACCAAAGAAGGAAGAAAAAGGTAAAGAAGAAGGTGAGATAAAGATCAAGGAAGTTTAA